A window of the Salvelinus fontinalis isolate EN_2023a chromosome 26, ASM2944872v1, whole genome shotgun sequence genome harbors these coding sequences:
- the LOC129824552 gene encoding C-C motif chemokine 4-like, translating into MQLCYGPMACLALFAVVLSLTATATDANKVHNCCTKVSKQKITVPIIGARLQKRALPCVNAVIFETEDGETICSHWKESWVRKAFFQLETARKSLDTQNTNATSRPTSP; encoded by the exons ATGCAGCTGTGCTACGGACCAATGGCGTGCCTCGCTCTCTTCGCTGTCGTCCTCTCGTTAACGGCCACTGCCACTG ATGCAAACAAGGTCCACAACTGTTGCACAAAGGTCTCCAAGCAGAAAATCACAGTTCCCATCATCGGCGCCAGATTGCAGAAAAGGGCCCTTCCCTGCGTCAATGCTGTCAT CTTCGAGACTGAAGATGGAGAGACCATCTGCAGCCATTGGAAAGAGTCCTGGGTTCGAAAAGCATTCTTTCAACTGGA GACAGCCAGAAAGTCACTGGACACACAGAACACCAACGCCACCTCCCGCCCCACATCCCCATAG